In Gopherus flavomarginatus isolate rGopFla2 chromosome 1, rGopFla2.mat.asm, whole genome shotgun sequence, a single genomic region encodes these proteins:
- the LOC127055873 gene encoding toll-like receptor 7 codes for MAFHTWPSNRLLFLLLFLFSKLLSARWFPKSLPCDVKVEASKANVIVDCSDRRLTEIPHGIPLNTTNLTLTVNHIPNIYSTSFVHLDNLVEIDFRCNCVPVRLGPKDHVCTRRLQIQNSSFATLTKLESLYLDGNQLSEIPRGLPPNLRLLSLEANSIFSITKENLSELGNIEMLYLGQNCYYRNPCNVSFEIEEAAFQDLRNLTILSLKSNNLTYIPHNLSSTLKELYLYNNMIQKVQEHDLNDLYNLEILDLSGNCPRCYNAPFPCTPCPNNAPIWIHHKAFDALKQLKILRLHSNSLHNVPSSWFKNTKNLKVLDLSQNFLAKEIGEACFLNFIPNLVELDLSFNFELQVYSSFLNLSKTFSSLSHLEILRVKGYVFRELSQENLRPLLHLRNLTVLDLGTNFIKLANLSMFKKFPSLKMIDLSVNKISPSSGEFKNHGFCSIPMASVDQYKSRMVQEMHYFRYDEYGRSCKSKDKEAASFQPSVNEDCLSYGETLDLSRNNIFFINPSDFQHLTFLKCLNLSGNAISQTLNGSEFYPLSGLKYLDFSNNRIDLLYSTAFQELKDLEILDLSDNKHYFLAEGITHKLDFTKNLTFLKKLMMNGNEISTSTNMGMESHSLQTLEFKGNHLDVLWRDGDTRYLSFFKNLTNLEQLDISYNFLSFLPLGAFEGMPPQLKVLSLTNNMLKSFNWGKLPFLEKLETLDLSNNLLSTVPRELSNCSATLHKLILKNNRIRRLTKYFLRDAFQLKYLDLSSNKIQIIKKSSFPENVISNLEMLLLHGNPFKCICDAVWFVWWINQTEVTIPLLATDVTCAGPGAQKGKSVILLDLYSCELDSSHVILYSVSASAILCLMVFTVTSHLYFWDVWYSYHFCTAKIKGYRRLHSPETCYDAFISYDNEDPAVTEWILKELVENLENQKDKQFNLCLEERDWLPGQPILDNLSQSIQLSRKTIFVLTNKYTTSGIFKTAFYMAHQRLMDEKVDVIILIFLERVLKKSRYLQLRKRLCSSSVLEWPTNPRSQCYFWQCLKNALATNNDMTYNKLFRETV; via the coding sequence GCCTTTCACACATGGCCCTCAAACAGATTGCTCTTCCTCTTGCTCTTCCTGTTTTCCAAGCTGCTGTCAGCCAGATGGTTTCCTAAAAGTTTACCTTGTGATGTGAAAGTAGAAGCTTCAAAAGCCAATGTGATAGTGGACTGCAGTGATCGTCGCCTGACCGAAATTCCACATGGGATTCCTCTTAACACTACCAACCTGACTCTCACCGTTAACCATATTCCAAACATTTACTCAACATCCTTTGTCCATCTTGATAATCTTGTGGAGATTGATTTCAGGTGCAACTGTGTGCCTGTTCGACTGGGGCCGAAGGATCATGTGTGCACCAGGAGACTGCAGATCCAGAACAGTAGCTTTGCCACTCTCACAAAGTTAGAGTCATTGTACTTGGATGGAAATCAGCTATCAGAAATACCTAGGGGTCTTCCTCCTAATTTACGCCTGCTGAGCCTTGAAGCAAACAGCATTTTTTCCATTACAAAAGAGAATTTGTCAGAACTTGGAAACATAGAAATGTTGTACCTGGGACAGAACTGCTATTACCGTAATCCATGCaatgtttcatttgaaattgAAGAAGCAGCCTTCCAGGACTTGAGAAATTTAACCATATTGTCCCTGAAATCCAATAATTTAACCTACATTCCACACAATTTGTCATCCACTTTAAAGGAACTGTACCTTTACAATAACATGATTCAAAAAGTTCAGGAACATGATTTAAATGACCTTTACAATTTGGAAATTCTTGATTTAAGTGGCAACTGCCCTCGCTGTTACAATGCCCCATTTCCATGTACTCCGTGCCCTAATAATGCCCCAATTTGGATCCATCACAAGGCCTTCGATGCattaaagcaattaaaaattctgcgccTTCACAGTAACTCCCTTCACAATGTACCCAGTAGCTGGTTTAAGAACACcaagaatctcaaagtgcttgaCCTTTCCCAAAATTTCCTGGCCAAAGAAATTGGAGAAGCTTGCTTTTTGAACTTTATCCCCAACCTTGTAGAGCTGGATCTTTCCTTTAATTTTGAACTTCAGGTCTATTCTTCATTTTTGAACCTGTCTAAGACATTTTCCTCCCTCTCACACCTGGAAATCTTGAGAGTTAAGGGTTATGTTTTTAGAGAATTGAGTCAAGAAAACCTACGTCCATTGCTTCATCTTAGAAATTTGACAGTCTTGGACCTGGGAACTAATTTTATCAAACTTGCTAACTTGAGTATGTTTAAAAAATTCCCATCTCTTAAAATGATAGACCTCTCAGTAAATAAAATATCTCCTTCTTCAGGTGAATTCAAAAATCATGGTTTTTGTTCTATCCCCATGGCTTCAGTAGATCAATACAAAAGTCGAATGGTGCAGGAAATGCATTATTTCAGGTATGATGAGTATGGACGAAGTTGTAAATCCAAAGACAAAGAGGCTGCTTCCTTCCAACCTTCTGTCAATGAGGACTGCCTCAGTTATGGGGAAACCCTGGATCTAAGCAGAAACAACATATTTTTTATCAACCCCTCTGACTTCCAGCATCTCACTTTCCTCAAATGCCTCAACTTGTCAGGTAATGCTATCAGCCAGACTTTGAATGGAAGTGAGTTCTACCCTCTGTCTGGACTGAAATATCTGGATTTTTCTAACAATCGGATTGATTTGCTGTACTCGACTGCCTTCCAGGAACTAAAAGATCTGGAAATTCTAGACCTGAGCGATAACAAACATTATTTTCTGGCAGAAGGTATTACTCACAAGCTTGATTTTACAAAGAATTTGACCTTTCTGAAGAAGCTGATGATGAATGGGAATGAAATTTCCACTTCTACTAATATGGGAATGGAAAGTCATTCTCTTCAGACTTTGGAATTCAAAGGAAATCACCTAGATGTTTTATGGAGGGATGGGGATACTAGATACTTGTCATTTTTCAAGAATCTGACTAACCTAGAGCAACTGGACATTTCCTACAACTTTCTGAGTTTTTTGCCTCTTGGTGCTTTTGAAGGCATGCCTCCACAGCTCAAGGTACTCAGCTTAACCAATAATATGCTGAAGTCTTTCAACTGGGGGAAACTCCCCTTTTTGGAAAAACTAGAAACCTTGGATCTTAGCAACAATCTGTTGAGTACCGTTCCCCGGGAGCTGTCCAATTGCTCTGCAACCCTCCACAAACTGATACTAAAGAACAATAGGATCCGACGGCTGACTAAGTACTTTCTCAGAGATGCTTTCCAGTTAAAATACTTGGACCTCAGCTCAAACAAAAtccaaataattaagaaatctaGCTTCCCAGAGAATGTTATCAGCAATCTGGAGATGTTGCTTTTACATGGCAACCCTTTCAAGTGTATTTGTGATGCTGTGTGGTTTGTTTGGTGGATCAACCAGACTGAGGTTACGATTCCCCTGCTGGCCACAGATGTGACCTGTGCAGGCCCAGGAGCACAAAAAGGTAAGAGTGTGATTTTATTGGATCTGTATTCCTGCGAATTGGACTCCTCTCATGTGATCCTGTACTCTGTGTCGGCATCAGCTATCCTGTGTCTGATGGTGTTCACAGTTACAAGTCACCTCTATTTCTGGGATGTGTGGTATAGTTACCATTTCTGCACTGCCAAGATAAAGGGCTATCGGCGTTTACATTCACCAGAAACTTGCTATGATGCTTTTATTTCCTACGATAATGAAGATCCAGCTGTAACTGAATGGATCTTGAAAGAACTAGTTGAAAACCTGGAAAATCAAAAAGATAAACAGTTCAATTTATGTTTGGAAGAAAGAGATTGGCTGCCGGGGCAACCAATTTTAGACAACCTTTCCCAGAGCATACAACTGAGCCGAAAAACCATATTTGTGCTGACTAACAAGTACACAACAAGTGGCATCTTTAAGACAGCATTTTACATGGCACACCAGAGACTTATGGATGAAAAAGTGGATGTGATTATCTTGATATTTCTTGAGAGAGTTCTGAAGAAGTCCAGGTACCTCCAGCTGAGGAAGAGGCTGTGCAGTAGCTCTGTCCTAGAGTGGCCAACCAATCCTCGGTCCCAGTGTTACTTCTGGCAGTGTCTAAAAAATGCACTAGCGACAAACAATGACATGACCTACAACAAACTGTTCCGAGAAACTGTGTAG